The Hymenobacter chitinivorans DSM 11115 genome window below encodes:
- a CDS encoding dihydrofolate reductase family protein, which produces MRKLKLQVQMTVDGFIGGPNGEMDWMTFNWDEALQRYVQELTEPVDCIVLGRKLAEGFIPHWAAVAADPAAPDQAAGLKFTDTPKIVFSRTLSESPWPNTELATADLTTEISQLKQRAGHDIMAYGGATFVSGLLQAGLVDELHLFINPVAIGRGLPIFQSLNAVQPLTLVQSTAFACGIVVQHYEPRRG; this is translated from the coding sequence ATGCGCAAACTCAAGCTGCAGGTACAAATGACCGTCGATGGGTTCATCGGCGGCCCCAACGGGGAAATGGACTGGATGACCTTCAACTGGGACGAGGCCCTGCAGCGCTACGTGCAGGAGCTCACCGAGCCCGTCGACTGCATCGTGCTGGGCCGCAAGCTGGCCGAGGGCTTTATCCCGCACTGGGCCGCCGTAGCCGCCGACCCCGCCGCCCCGGACCAGGCGGCCGGCCTGAAGTTTACCGACACGCCCAAAATCGTCTTTTCCCGCACCCTGAGCGAGTCGCCCTGGCCCAACACCGAGCTGGCCACGGCCGACCTGACGACCGAAATCAGCCAGCTCAAGCAGCGGGCCGGGCACGACATCATGGCCTACGGCGGGGCTACCTTCGTGTCGGGCCTCCTCCAGGCCGGCCTCGTCGATGAGCTTCACCTCTTTATCAACCCCGTGGCCATTGGCCGCGGCCTGCCTATCTTTCAAAGCCTGAACGCCGTACAGCCTCTAACATTGGTGCAGTCCACCGCCTTTGCCTGCGGCATCGTAGTGCAGCACTACGAGCCCCGGCGCGGTTAA
- a CDS encoding TPM domain-containing protein, which translates to MIVLGAPGLEATAQSSLDRLPGPFELEGHYVTDPNKFLKPATIRYLEANLYALDMHHKAHIQVVMVRSIGKATPHKAAAKLFDRWKIEKTYRHNGLLVLVVQDQGWVEFYIGSGLQQTLTLADCQRVGRRYMLLALHRKKYDKAIRSGVDSLIHNVAPDFRLFNPDAGEVTEAFPPDVATLARIQEQDSLAAAELAFANRPGPDNWSEGEGFLVFFSLMFMFVTTGVLLTIKHVPVLLKVLLGLVSLWVFVQVFLAGGTDSKFPASAPLSWTYGWSIAAVSLHLLIIRYRYHQEYAGASRIERYTYLIKSHRRLGFLRFMMPVPLVLYWVGHRRQLRTLRNEPYQCPECNGSMYRLAKNVEHNVLEPSQKVEETIKALDYDAWECYDCQHHLVLGYLYPKTKAKECPNCSHTTLLRKSRQVVERGNSRRRTWGWFVWECAFCQHIELVRFEEIGTQTSSHHHHHHHHHDHC; encoded by the coding sequence TTGATTGTACTTGGGGCACCGGGCCTTGAGGCCACGGCCCAGTCCTCCCTCGACCGGCTGCCGGGACCTTTTGAGCTTGAGGGCCACTACGTCACGGACCCCAACAAATTCCTGAAACCGGCTACCATCCGCTACCTCGAGGCCAACCTGTACGCCCTCGACATGCACCACAAGGCCCATATTCAGGTCGTGATGGTGCGCAGCATCGGGAAGGCAACCCCCCATAAGGCCGCGGCCAAGCTGTTTGACCGGTGGAAAATCGAGAAAACGTACCGGCACAACGGCCTGCTAGTGCTGGTGGTGCAGGACCAGGGCTGGGTGGAGTTTTACATCGGCAGCGGCCTGCAGCAAACGCTCACCCTGGCCGATTGCCAACGGGTTGGGAGGCGCTACATGCTGCTCGCCCTGCACCGGAAGAAGTACGACAAGGCCATCCGCAGCGGGGTCGACTCGCTGATACACAACGTGGCGCCAGACTTCCGGCTCTTTAACCCGGATGCCGGCGAGGTTACGGAGGCCTTTCCACCCGATGTTGCCACGCTGGCCCGTATCCAGGAGCAGGACTCGCTGGCGGCAGCGGAGCTGGCCTTCGCCAACCGGCCCGGCCCAGACAACTGGTCGGAGGGCGAGGGTTTCCTGGTGTTTTTCAGCCTCATGTTTATGTTCGTAACGACCGGGGTACTGCTCACTATCAAGCACGTGCCGGTACTACTGAAGGTGCTTCTGGGGCTGGTTTCCCTGTGGGTATTCGTGCAGGTATTTTTGGCTGGGGGGACAGATTCCAAATTTCCGGCGTCCGCCCCGCTTTCCTGGACCTATGGCTGGTCAATAGCGGCCGTCAGCCTGCACCTGCTCATTATCCGCTACCGCTACCACCAGGAATACGCCGGCGCCAGCCGCATTGAGCGGTACACGTACTTGATAAAATCGCACCGCCGCCTGGGCTTTTTGCGCTTTATGATGCCCGTTCCGCTGGTGCTGTACTGGGTTGGGCACCGCCGGCAGCTCCGCACCTTGCGCAACGAGCCCTACCAGTGCCCGGAATGCAACGGCAGCATGTACCGCCTCGCCAAAAACGTGGAGCACAACGTACTGGAGCCCAGTCAGAAGGTAGAAGAAACGATTAAGGCCCTCGACTACGACGCGTGGGAATGCTACGACTGCCAGCATCACCTGGTGCTGGGCTACCTCTACCCTAAAACCAAGGCGAAAGAGTGCCCCAACTGCTCGCACACCACCCTGCTGCGCAAGTCCCGCCAGGTTGTGGAGCGCGGCAACAGCCGGCGCAGGACCTGGGGCTGGTTCGTGTGGGAGTGCGCCTTTTGCCAGCACATTGAGCTCGTCCGCTTCGAGGAGATTGGTACCCAGACCTCCTCGCATCACCATCATCACCACCATCACCACGACCACTGTTAG
- a CDS encoding Crp/Fnr family transcriptional regulator, with translation MSSFIAFISQLQPLSPELTTALLASTVREELPFHHQLLQPGQVARRLYFLETGLVRGYTLLHGREVSSWFMQAGDFVISILSFFTQQPSQEYLELLEPAVVHSISYDQLQRLYHDFPEFNFIGRRVLEKYYVLSEQRAQNLRSRTATERYELLLRDFPTVFQRVALHHIASHLGMAPETLSRLRNKLG, from the coding sequence ATGTCTAGTTTTATTGCCTTTATCAGCCAGCTGCAGCCCCTGAGCCCGGAGCTTACTACGGCTTTGCTGGCTAGCACGGTGCGGGAAGAACTGCCGTTCCACCACCAGCTGCTGCAGCCCGGGCAGGTGGCCCGGCGGCTTTATTTTCTGGAAACCGGCCTGGTGCGGGGCTACACCCTGCTGCACGGCCGGGAAGTGTCTTCCTGGTTTATGCAGGCCGGCGACTTTGTCATTTCTATCCTGAGCTTTTTCACCCAGCAGCCTTCCCAGGAATACCTGGAGCTGCTGGAGCCGGCCGTGGTGCATTCCATCAGCTACGACCAGCTCCAACGCCTCTACCACGACTTTCCCGAGTTTAATTTCATTGGCCGCCGGGTGCTGGAGAAATACTACGTGCTCAGTGAGCAGCGCGCCCAAAACCTTCGCTCCCGCACCGCCACCGAGCGGTACGAGCTGCTGCTGCGCGACTTCCCGACGGTGTTTCAGCGGGTGGCCCTGCACCACATTGCCTCCCACCTGGGCATGGCCCCCGAAACGCTGAGTCGCCTGCGCAACAAGCTGGGCTAA
- the lepB gene encoding signal peptidase I: MNFFPFRRRSVPAAPAPPKSTAREWRDALVFAVMAATLIRWSAVEAYTIPTPSMEGSLLVGDCIVVSKLHYGPQTPQTPLQIPLTHQTIWEKGPQSYSAAIQLPTFRLPGFSEVKRNDIVVFHVPHEQQRPADVRTNLIKRCVAVAGDTLEIRRGQVFLNGRPGAVAGQLQSTYFMQVDAPNDAVRQALHEHGVVDYNEPDGVPRAGTDPATGRRGFYISCPATVAAYFRRQPYVQALTVADYSTTLFPDVADFHNPQAAPSSQPRRWQLDSYGPLPVPRRGQTISLTPANAAAYYTIIAQYEPNEGITWQNGRIYQHGQPLTRYTIRQNYYFMMGDNRHNSEDSRFWGFVPEDHLVGKAVLVLYSVDPYADLLHKLRWNRLLQPTS, translated from the coding sequence ATGAATTTCTTTCCCTTCCGCCGCCGCTCCGTCCCAGCCGCGCCCGCGCCGCCCAAGAGTACCGCCCGCGAATGGCGCGACGCCCTGGTATTCGCCGTTATGGCCGCCACGCTGATCCGCTGGTCGGCGGTGGAGGCCTATACCATCCCGACGCCCAGCATGGAAGGCTCCCTGCTCGTGGGCGACTGTATCGTGGTCAGCAAGCTGCACTACGGCCCCCAAACGCCCCAGACGCCGCTGCAGATTCCGCTGACCCACCAGACCATCTGGGAAAAAGGCCCGCAGAGCTACTCCGCCGCTATTCAGCTGCCCACGTTCCGGTTGCCGGGCTTCTCAGAGGTAAAGCGCAACGACATCGTGGTGTTTCACGTGCCCCACGAGCAGCAGCGCCCCGCCGACGTGCGCACCAACCTGATCAAGCGCTGCGTGGCCGTGGCCGGCGACACCCTGGAAATCCGCCGCGGGCAGGTGTTTCTCAACGGCCGGCCCGGCGCCGTGGCCGGCCAGCTCCAGAGCACCTACTTCATGCAAGTTGATGCCCCCAACGATGCCGTGCGCCAGGCCCTGCACGAGCACGGCGTAGTCGATTATAACGAGCCCGACGGCGTGCCCCGGGCCGGTACCGACCCCGCTACCGGCCGCCGTGGCTTCTACATCAGCTGCCCGGCCACGGTGGCCGCCTACTTCCGCCGCCAGCCCTACGTGCAGGCCCTGACCGTGGCCGACTACTCCACCACGCTGTTTCCGGACGTGGCCGACTTCCACAACCCCCAAGCCGCGCCCAGCAGCCAGCCCCGGCGCTGGCAGCTGGATAGCTACGGTCCGCTGCCGGTGCCCCGCCGGGGCCAGACTATTAGCCTGACGCCGGCCAACGCGGCGGCCTATTACACCATCATTGCCCAGTACGAGCCCAATGAAGGCATTACGTGGCAAAACGGCCGGATTTACCAGCACGGCCAGCCACTGACGCGCTACACCATTCGGCAGAACTACTACTTCATGATGGGTGATAACCGCCACAACTCCGAGGATTCGCGCTTCTGGGGCTTCGTGCCCGAAGACCACCTCGTGGGCAAGGCCGTCCTCGTGCTGTATTCCGTGGACCCCTACGCCGACCTGCTGCACAAGCTCCGCTGGAACCGCCTGCTGCAGCCCACCAGCTAA
- a CDS encoding DUF6624 domain-containing protein, translated as MKHFLRVALLSGLALPAAAQTAKSRLNLPLKHELDSLYAVDQRYRAMLFDPRQSGNPDSLAAVLGVAKAELNHTLVQRMQQTDATNLARVQVLLKQYGYPGQSLVGTPTNEAAWNVIQHAPATIPQYLPLIKAAAEKGELPFSRYAMMLDRQLMTGGQPQLYGTQVMGYNGQAPFVWPIQNAAQVNRRRKQAGFTTTVEQYATQFGITYKAVTMEQVARMPKQ; from the coding sequence ATGAAGCACTTTCTGCGCGTGGCCCTGCTCAGCGGCCTGGCCCTTCCGGCGGCGGCCCAAACGGCGAAATCCCGCCTCAACCTGCCGCTGAAGCACGAGCTGGACAGCCTCTACGCCGTGGACCAGCGCTACCGGGCCATGCTGTTTGACCCGCGCCAGAGCGGCAACCCCGATTCGCTGGCCGCGGTGCTGGGCGTGGCCAAAGCGGAGCTCAACCACACTCTGGTGCAGCGCATGCAGCAAACCGACGCCACCAACCTGGCCCGGGTGCAGGTGCTGCTCAAGCAATATGGCTACCCGGGGCAGTCGTTGGTGGGCACGCCTACCAACGAGGCCGCCTGGAACGTAATTCAGCACGCCCCGGCCACGATACCCCAGTACCTGCCGCTGATTAAAGCCGCCGCCGAAAAAGGGGAGCTGCCGTTTTCCCGCTACGCCATGATGCTGGACCGCCAGCTGATGACGGGCGGCCAGCCCCAGCTTTACGGCACGCAGGTAATGGGCTACAACGGGCAGGCACCCTTCGTGTGGCCCATTCAGAACGCGGCCCAGGTAAACCGGCGCCGCAAGCAGGCCGGCTTCACCACCACCGTGGAGCAATACGCTACCCAGTTTGGCATTACCTACAAGGCCGTGACCATGGAGCAAGTAGCCAGAATGCCCAAGCAGTAG
- a CDS encoding TPM domain-containing protein, translated as MLLRCFLFRLLFLLLLLGPAARPAAAQDADYLTRLPDPKTLGESYVSDPDHLLQPATVQELNATLRPLDQSGRAHIDVVLTRSIGEEVPKTAATALFNRWKIGDKDKNNGLLLLVVDDQHRVEFETGYGLEADVPDVVCFRIQQRYMIPYLRGGQYDEAVRQGVAALIRQLSTGHFALPDSAEAQLPPTLADEPHVEMLTEAAAPADPTAWSGAEIAGVMAAALLLVAASLALVLRKHTPRGFAPIMVLGLVLILGLMGLVAGTSWPVAPGLLMALGYAWPLLGAHVYLRLLNRQLRAEASPTASRHARYNLLEEAHHGLGWLRFVFPLTLAWYWRGYWRRLAQLREEPYACPACATPMHRLDETQDDAALRPGQIAEEQIAAIDYDAWQCPACEELLILSYPNLSTDAKSCPKCHNRTLQPQPDEEVRAATTSHGGWGWHVHECAFCHHVKKQKYSTAKLSSSSSSSSSSSFSSGSSSSSSSSSGGSSGGGGAGSSW; from the coding sequence ATGCTTCTGCGCTGCTTCCTGTTTCGCCTGTTGTTTCTGCTCTTATTGCTCGGCCCAGCGGCCCGCCCCGCAGCAGCTCAGGATGCAGACTACCTAACCCGCCTGCCCGACCCCAAAACGCTGGGCGAGAGCTACGTCAGTGACCCCGACCACCTGCTGCAGCCCGCTACGGTGCAGGAGCTCAACGCCACGCTGCGCCCCCTGGACCAGAGCGGCCGGGCCCATATCGACGTGGTGCTGACGCGCAGCATCGGGGAAGAAGTGCCCAAAACGGCCGCCACGGCGCTGTTTAACCGTTGGAAAATCGGAGATAAGGACAAGAACAACGGCCTGCTCCTGCTCGTCGTGGACGACCAGCACCGGGTGGAATTCGAAACCGGCTACGGCCTGGAAGCCGACGTGCCCGACGTGGTGTGTTTCCGCATTCAGCAGCGTTACATGATTCCCTACCTGCGCGGCGGGCAGTACGACGAGGCCGTGCGCCAGGGCGTGGCCGCCCTGATCCGGCAGCTGAGCACCGGCCATTTCGCCCTGCCCGACTCCGCCGAAGCCCAGCTGCCCCCGACCCTAGCCGACGAGCCACACGTGGAGATGCTGACCGAAGCGGCCGCGCCGGCCGACCCCACGGCCTGGAGCGGGGCGGAAATAGCGGGCGTGATGGCGGCGGCCCTACTGCTGGTGGCGGCGAGCCTGGCGCTGGTCCTGCGCAAGCACACTCCGCGCGGCTTTGCCCCAATAATGGTGCTGGGCCTAGTGCTGATTCTGGGCTTGATGGGCCTCGTGGCCGGCACGAGCTGGCCGGTAGCCCCGGGGCTGCTTATGGCGCTGGGCTACGCTTGGCCGCTGCTGGGGGCCCACGTGTACCTGCGGCTGCTCAACCGGCAGCTGCGCGCGGAGGCCTCCCCTACCGCGAGCCGCCATGCCCGCTACAACTTGTTGGAGGAAGCCCACCACGGCCTGGGCTGGCTGCGCTTCGTGTTTCCGCTGACCTTGGCCTGGTACTGGCGCGGCTACTGGCGCCGCCTGGCCCAGCTGCGCGAAGAGCCCTACGCCTGCCCGGCCTGCGCCACGCCCATGCACCGCCTCGACGAAACCCAGGACGACGCAGCCCTGCGCCCCGGCCAGATTGCCGAAGAGCAGATTGCGGCCATCGACTACGACGCCTGGCAGTGCCCGGCCTGCGAGGAGCTGCTCATTCTGAGCTACCCCAACCTGAGTACCGACGCTAAAAGCTGCCCCAAGTGCCACAACCGCACCCTGCAGCCCCAGCCCGATGAGGAGGTGCGGGCCGCCACTACGTCCCACGGGGGCTGGGGCTGGCACGTACATGAGTGCGCGTTTTGCCACCACGTTAAGAAGCAGAAATACTCCACGGCCAAGCTGTCCTCGTCGAGCAGCTCCTCATCGTCCAGCTCGTTTTCCTCGGGCAGTTCCTCGTCCTCGTCGTCCAGCAGCGGGGGCAGCTCCGGGGGCGGCGGGGCCGGCAGCAGCTGGTAG